Proteins from a genomic interval of Lycium ferocissimum isolate CSIRO_LF1 chromosome 2, AGI_CSIRO_Lferr_CH_V1, whole genome shotgun sequence:
- the LOC132047295 gene encoding uncharacterized protein LOC132047295 isoform X1 codes for MCFSCHSSHFCTSIFCDCIVGICILEEYLIFPLEFVEKSEKIRALWLKFVKMPPTYFPLRWESTGDQWWYASPIDYAAANGHYDLVRELLRLDGNHLIKLTSLRRIRRLESVWDDEEQFDDVARCRSQVARKLMLECDTKKGKNPLLKAGYSGWLLYTAASAGDVAFVQELLERNPLLVFGEGEYGVTDILYAAARSKSCDLFRFLFDFAISPRFLARDGGELDKHIGEVPSAYKWEMMNRAIHAAARGGNLQILKELLADCCDDILAYRDIQGATPLHAAAGKGQVEVVKHLIKSFDIINSTDNQGNTALHIAASRGQLAVVEALIVASTSLVYLRNNAGETFLHVAITGFQTHCFRRLDHQIQLMKQLVCGKFFNIVEIVNAENNDGRTALHLAVIGNIHSELVELLMTVRSVNVNTRDKDGMTPLDILRQRPRSASSELLAKQLISAGGIFSQHDYSARRVVASHLKMQHTGSSPGTSFRISDTEIFLYTGIEHDGCESAELSTSTELSQHNGNTGNDCPRNEGKTNSANNAAQRLKRFFHWPKIRKGDTQRLKKLEDQSSARNSEAAPVPLRQRFSKPSSLPNNKRTLSVRSNLPSPTAKKKLASGLVNGVMLAIPHLNVRRRSSCSSSFSVSSISSHTSLDQQKANQIENELARPSSSSHVRGKSSHTSLDQQKANQIENELARPSSSSHVRRKSSDSTYKQYLCFGASEQPVKATSCELRPYEIYERSVLSTA; via the exons ATGTGTTTCTCCTGTCATTCTTCACATTTTTGCACTTCCATTTTCTGTGATTGTATAGTTGGTAtttgtattcttgaag AATATTTAATTTTCCCTCTGGAATTTGTTGAAAAGAGCGAAAAAATTCGAGCTTTGTGGCTCAAGTTTGTTAAAATGCCTCCAACATATTTTCCTCTTAGGTGGGAGAGTACAGGGGATCAATGGTGGTATGCTTCACCAATTGATTATGCAGCTGCTAATGGTCACTATGATTTGGTCCGTGAGCTTCTTCGATTAGACGGAAATCACCTTATTAAGCTCACTTCACTACGTCGAATTCGAAGGCTTGAATCTGTTTGGGATGATGAAGAACAGTTTGATGATGTGGCTAGATGCCGCTCGCAAGTTGCAAGAAAGTTGATGCTTGAATGTGATACCAAGAAAGGGAAAAACCCCCTTCTTAAAGCTGGCTATAGTGGGTGGCTTTTATATACTGCTGCTTCTGCTGGTGATGTGGCGTTTGTTCAAGAATTGCTCGAACGAAACCCGCTTCTGGTGTTTGGAGAAGGGGAGTATGGTGTCACTGATATATTATATGCTGCTGCTAGGAGTAAAAGTTGTGATCTTTTTAGGTTTCTGTTTGATTTTGCTATATCCCCGAGGTTTCTAGCACGTGATGGAGGAGAGTTGGATAAACATATTGGTGAGGTTCCATCTGCTTATAAGTGGGAGATGATGAATAGAGCAATTCATGCAGCTGCTAGAGGCGGTAATCTGCAG ATACTGAAGGAGCTTCTTGCTGACTGCTGTGATGATATCTTGGCTTATAGAGACATTCAGGGAGCAACACCCTTGCATGCAGCTGCTGGCAAGGGCCAGGTTGAG GTTGTCAAACATCTTATAAAAAGTTTTGATATTATTAACTCCACAGACAATCAAGGCAACACTGCATTACATATTGCTGCTTCTAGGGGCCAATTAGCTGTTGTTGAAGCGTTAATTGTTGCATCAACCTCATTGGTCTATTTGAGAAACAATGCAGGAGAAACGTTTCTCCATGTCGCCATTACTGGTTTCCAAACTCATTGTTTCCGCAGATTGGACCATCAAATCCAGCTCATGAAGCAATTAGTTTGCGGAAAGTTTTTCAACATTGTAGAAATTGTTAATGCGGAAAATAATGATGGTAGAACCGCGCTTCATTTGGCTGTCATTGGAAATATTCATTCTGAACTTGTGGAATTACTAATGACTGTCCGCTCTGTCAATGTCAATACTCGTGATAAGGATGGAATGACACCACTTGATATCCTCAGGCAACGGCCACGTTCTGCTTCATCGGAACTCCTCGCAAAACAGTTGATCTCTGCTGGGGGAATTTTTAGTCAACACGATTATTCAGCAAGGAGAGTCGTAGCATCCCATTTAAAAATGCAACACACAGGTAGCAGTCCTGGCACTTCCTTCAGAATATCTGACACCGAAATATTCTTATACACGGGCATTGAGCATGATGGCTGTGAAAGCGCAGAGCTGAGCACGTCAACTGAACTGAGCCAACACAATGGGAATACTGGAAATGATTGTCCTAGAAATGAGGGTAAAACCAATTCTGCAAATAATGCTGCACAAAGGCTGAAACGCTTTTTCCATTGGCCAAAAATAAGGAAAGGGGATACTCAGAGGCTCAAGAAATTGGAGGATCAAAGTTCTGCTAGAAATTCAGAAGCAGCACCAGTTCCTCTTCGACAAAGATTCTCCAAGCCTTCCTCTCTGCCAAACAACAAACGGACACTCTCTGTTCGGAgtaaccttccaagtccaacaGCAAAAAAGAAACTTGCTTCAGGGCTAGTAAATGGTGTCATGCTGGCAATACCACATCTTAATGTCCGCCGTAGATCATCTTGCTCTAGTTCATTCTCAGTTTCATCAATATCTTCACACACTTCGTTGGACCAACAAAAGGCCAACCAAATTGAGAATGAGCTTGCTAGACCTTCTTCTTCTAGTCATGTTCGAGGTAAATCATCACACACTTCGTTGGACCAACAAAAGGCCAACCAGATTGAGAATGAGCTTGCTAGACCTTCTTCTTCTAGTCACGTACGACGTAAATCATCAGATTCCACATACAAACAGTACCTATGTTTTGGTGCTTCAGAACAACCTGTCAAAGCCACTTCATGTGAGCTGCGGCCATATGAAATTTATGAGCGTTCTGTTCTATCCACAGCTTGA
- the LOC132047295 gene encoding uncharacterized protein LOC132047295 isoform X2, with product MPPTYFPLRWESTGDQWWYASPIDYAAANGHYDLVRELLRLDGNHLIKLTSLRRIRRLESVWDDEEQFDDVARCRSQVARKLMLECDTKKGKNPLLKAGYSGWLLYTAASAGDVAFVQELLERNPLLVFGEGEYGVTDILYAAARSKSCDLFRFLFDFAISPRFLARDGGELDKHIGEVPSAYKWEMMNRAIHAAARGGNLQILKELLADCCDDILAYRDIQGATPLHAAAGKGQVEVVKHLIKSFDIINSTDNQGNTALHIAASRGQLAVVEALIVASTSLVYLRNNAGETFLHVAITGFQTHCFRRLDHQIQLMKQLVCGKFFNIVEIVNAENNDGRTALHLAVIGNIHSELVELLMTVRSVNVNTRDKDGMTPLDILRQRPRSASSELLAKQLISAGGIFSQHDYSARRVVASHLKMQHTGSSPGTSFRISDTEIFLYTGIEHDGCESAELSTSTELSQHNGNTGNDCPRNEGKTNSANNAAQRLKRFFHWPKIRKGDTQRLKKLEDQSSARNSEAAPVPLRQRFSKPSSLPNNKRTLSVRSNLPSPTAKKKLASGLVNGVMLAIPHLNVRRRSSCSSSFSVSSISSHTSLDQQKANQIENELARPSSSSHVRGKSSHTSLDQQKANQIENELARPSSSSHVRRKSSDSTYKQYLCFGASEQPVKATSCELRPYEIYERSVLSTA from the exons ATGCCTCCAACATATTTTCCTCTTAGGTGGGAGAGTACAGGGGATCAATGGTGGTATGCTTCACCAATTGATTATGCAGCTGCTAATGGTCACTATGATTTGGTCCGTGAGCTTCTTCGATTAGACGGAAATCACCTTATTAAGCTCACTTCACTACGTCGAATTCGAAGGCTTGAATCTGTTTGGGATGATGAAGAACAGTTTGATGATGTGGCTAGATGCCGCTCGCAAGTTGCAAGAAAGTTGATGCTTGAATGTGATACCAAGAAAGGGAAAAACCCCCTTCTTAAAGCTGGCTATAGTGGGTGGCTTTTATATACTGCTGCTTCTGCTGGTGATGTGGCGTTTGTTCAAGAATTGCTCGAACGAAACCCGCTTCTGGTGTTTGGAGAAGGGGAGTATGGTGTCACTGATATATTATATGCTGCTGCTAGGAGTAAAAGTTGTGATCTTTTTAGGTTTCTGTTTGATTTTGCTATATCCCCGAGGTTTCTAGCACGTGATGGAGGAGAGTTGGATAAACATATTGGTGAGGTTCCATCTGCTTATAAGTGGGAGATGATGAATAGAGCAATTCATGCAGCTGCTAGAGGCGGTAATCTGCAG ATACTGAAGGAGCTTCTTGCTGACTGCTGTGATGATATCTTGGCTTATAGAGACATTCAGGGAGCAACACCCTTGCATGCAGCTGCTGGCAAGGGCCAGGTTGAG GTTGTCAAACATCTTATAAAAAGTTTTGATATTATTAACTCCACAGACAATCAAGGCAACACTGCATTACATATTGCTGCTTCTAGGGGCCAATTAGCTGTTGTTGAAGCGTTAATTGTTGCATCAACCTCATTGGTCTATTTGAGAAACAATGCAGGAGAAACGTTTCTCCATGTCGCCATTACTGGTTTCCAAACTCATTGTTTCCGCAGATTGGACCATCAAATCCAGCTCATGAAGCAATTAGTTTGCGGAAAGTTTTTCAACATTGTAGAAATTGTTAATGCGGAAAATAATGATGGTAGAACCGCGCTTCATTTGGCTGTCATTGGAAATATTCATTCTGAACTTGTGGAATTACTAATGACTGTCCGCTCTGTCAATGTCAATACTCGTGATAAGGATGGAATGACACCACTTGATATCCTCAGGCAACGGCCACGTTCTGCTTCATCGGAACTCCTCGCAAAACAGTTGATCTCTGCTGGGGGAATTTTTAGTCAACACGATTATTCAGCAAGGAGAGTCGTAGCATCCCATTTAAAAATGCAACACACAGGTAGCAGTCCTGGCACTTCCTTCAGAATATCTGACACCGAAATATTCTTATACACGGGCATTGAGCATGATGGCTGTGAAAGCGCAGAGCTGAGCACGTCAACTGAACTGAGCCAACACAATGGGAATACTGGAAATGATTGTCCTAGAAATGAGGGTAAAACCAATTCTGCAAATAATGCTGCACAAAGGCTGAAACGCTTTTTCCATTGGCCAAAAATAAGGAAAGGGGATACTCAGAGGCTCAAGAAATTGGAGGATCAAAGTTCTGCTAGAAATTCAGAAGCAGCACCAGTTCCTCTTCGACAAAGATTCTCCAAGCCTTCCTCTCTGCCAAACAACAAACGGACACTCTCTGTTCGGAgtaaccttccaagtccaacaGCAAAAAAGAAACTTGCTTCAGGGCTAGTAAATGGTGTCATGCTGGCAATACCACATCTTAATGTCCGCCGTAGATCATCTTGCTCTAGTTCATTCTCAGTTTCATCAATATCTTCACACACTTCGTTGGACCAACAAAAGGCCAACCAAATTGAGAATGAGCTTGCTAGACCTTCTTCTTCTAGTCATGTTCGAGGTAAATCATCACACACTTCGTTGGACCAACAAAAGGCCAACCAGATTGAGAATGAGCTTGCTAGACCTTCTTCTTCTAGTCACGTACGACGTAAATCATCAGATTCCACATACAAACAGTACCTATGTTTTGGTGCTTCAGAACAACCTGTCAAAGCCACTTCATGTGAGCTGCGGCCATATGAAATTTATGAGCGTTCTGTTCTATCCACAGCTTGA
- the LOC132047296 gene encoding lysine histidine transporter 1-like isoform X2 — protein MGTQPPSDYNDSKVDTRTAEEKAIDAWLPITSSRTAKWWYSAFHNVTAMVGAGVLSLPYAMAELGCYSTIAWGASIKKGVQPDVDYGYKAHSTPGTIFDFLSGLGEVAFAYAGHNVVLEIQATIPSTPDVPSKIPMWRGVVVAYIVVALCYFPVAFIGYWMFGNAVQDNILLSLNKPTWLIVMANMFVVVHVIGSYQVYAMPVFDMLETFLVKKVRFRPTWYLRFVTRNLYVAFTMFVGITFPFFGGLLGFFGGFAFAPTTYFLPCIIWLAIYKPKRFSLSWIANWICIIFGVLLMVLGPIGGLRSIIVQAKTYKFYD, from the exons ATGGGAACTCAACCTCCATCGGACTACAATGACTCAAAG GTTGATACAAGAACTGCAGAAGAGAAGGCAATCGACGCGTGGCTTCCCATTACTTCTTCAAGGACTGCAAAATGGTGGTATTCAGCTTTTCACAATGTTACTGCTATGGTTGGTGCTGGTGTCCTCAGTCTTCCTTATGCCATGGCAGAGCTTGGATG TTATTCAACAATTGCTTGGGGCGCATCAATTAAGAAGGGTGTACAACCGGATGTGGATTATGGGTACAAGGCTCACAGCACGCCAGGAACAATTTTCGATTTTCTCAGTGGATTGGGAGAAGTGGCTTTTGCATATGCAGGTCACAATGTGGTGTTGGAAATTCAAGCTACAATCCCTTCAACACCTGACGTACCTTCGAAAATACCCATGTGGAGGGGAGTTGTTGTTGCTTACATAGTTGTGGCTCTCTGTTACTTCCCTGTTGCTTTTATTGGATACTGGATGTTTGGAAATGCAGTGCAAGACAACATTCTATTATCTTTGAACAAACCTACATGGCTCATTGTCATGGCTAATATGTTTGTCGTCGTCCACGTTATTGGGAGCTATCAG GTCTATGCAATGCCAGTGTTTGACATGCTCGAGACCTTTCTTGTTAAGAAAGTCAGGTTCAGGCCTACGTGGTACTTGCGATTTGTTACCAGAAACCTTTATGTTG CTTTCACAATGTTTGTTGGAATCACcttccctttctttgggggtCTTCTTGGATTCTTTGGAGGATTTGCTTTTGCCCCAACAACATATTTT CTGCCTTGCATCATTTGGCTGGCAATCTACAAGCCAAAGAGATTCAGTCTTTCTTGGATTGCTAATTGG ATTTGCATAATTTTTGGAGTTCTATTGATGGTTTTAGGACCAATTGGTGGGTTGAGATCCATCATAGTACAAGCAAAGACCTACAAATTTTACGATTAG
- the LOC132047296 gene encoding lysine histidine transporter 1-like isoform X1, with protein MGTQPPSDYNDSKVDTRTAEEKAIDAWLPITSSRTAKWWYSAFHNVTAMVGAGVLSLPYAMAELGWGPGVTVNIVSWIITLYTLWQMVEMHEMVPGKRFDRYHELGQHAFGEKLGLWIVVPQQLLVEVSVDIVYMVTGGKSLQKVHELVCTHDNCANIKLSYFIMIFASVHFVLSHLPNFNSISGVSLAAAVMSLSYSTIAWGASIKKGVQPDVDYGYKAHSTPGTIFDFLSGLGEVAFAYAGHNVVLEIQATIPSTPDVPSKIPMWRGVVVAYIVVALCYFPVAFIGYWMFGNAVQDNILLSLNKPTWLIVMANMFVVVHVIGSYQVYAMPVFDMLETFLVKKVRFRPTWYLRFVTRNLYVAFTMFVGITFPFFGGLLGFFGGFAFAPTTYFLPCIIWLAIYKPKRFSLSWIANWICIIFGVLLMVLGPIGGLRSIIVQAKTYKFYD; from the exons ATGGGAACTCAACCTCCATCGGACTACAATGACTCAAAG GTTGATACAAGAACTGCAGAAGAGAAGGCAATCGACGCGTGGCTTCCCATTACTTCTTCAAGGACTGCAAAATGGTGGTATTCAGCTTTTCACAATGTTACTGCTATGGTTGGTGCTGGTGTCCTCAGTCTTCCTTATGCCATGGCAGAGCTTGGATG GGGACCCGGTGTAACAGTGAATATAGTATCTTGGATTATCACTTTATACACACTATGGCAAATGGTTGAAATGCACGAAATGGTTCCAGGGAAACGTTTCGATAGATATCACGAGTTGGGGCAACATGCTTTTGGAGAAAAACTTGGGCTATGGATTGTTGTGCCCCAACAACTACTTGTCGAAGTTAGTGTTGACATTGTTTATATGGTGACCGGAGGAAAATCACTCCAGAAGGTCCACGAATTGGTTTGCACTCATGATAATTGCGCAAATATCAAACTTTCATACTTCATCATGATATTTGCCTCTGTCCATTTTGTGCTCTCCCATCTTCCCAACTTCAATTCGATATCTGGTGTGTCTTTGGCAGCAGCTGTTATGTCCTTAAG TTATTCAACAATTGCTTGGGGCGCATCAATTAAGAAGGGTGTACAACCGGATGTGGATTATGGGTACAAGGCTCACAGCACGCCAGGAACAATTTTCGATTTTCTCAGTGGATTGGGAGAAGTGGCTTTTGCATATGCAGGTCACAATGTGGTGTTGGAAATTCAAGCTACAATCCCTTCAACACCTGACGTACCTTCGAAAATACCCATGTGGAGGGGAGTTGTTGTTGCTTACATAGTTGTGGCTCTCTGTTACTTCCCTGTTGCTTTTATTGGATACTGGATGTTTGGAAATGCAGTGCAAGACAACATTCTATTATCTTTGAACAAACCTACATGGCTCATTGTCATGGCTAATATGTTTGTCGTCGTCCACGTTATTGGGAGCTATCAG GTCTATGCAATGCCAGTGTTTGACATGCTCGAGACCTTTCTTGTTAAGAAAGTCAGGTTCAGGCCTACGTGGTACTTGCGATTTGTTACCAGAAACCTTTATGTTG CTTTCACAATGTTTGTTGGAATCACcttccctttctttgggggtCTTCTTGGATTCTTTGGAGGATTTGCTTTTGCCCCAACAACATATTTT CTGCCTTGCATCATTTGGCTGGCAATCTACAAGCCAAAGAGATTCAGTCTTTCTTGGATTGCTAATTGG ATTTGCATAATTTTTGGAGTTCTATTGATGGTTTTAGGACCAATTGGTGGGTTGAGATCCATCATAGTACAAGCAAAGACCTACAAATTTTACGATTAG